The sequence CGCCCGAGGCATGCAGGTAGGCAGCGCCGACGAACAGCTGGTCCTCGCCGATGGCCAGATCGGTGGGGAACCGCAGCTCGTGCCGCTCCAGCAGTTCCCGGCGGAACAGCTTCATCGGGTTGAGCGTCCAGTACACCCGGGAGGAGAACACGTCGGTACGCGGCTGATTGCGCTTGAACATCGACGTGGGCGCACCGCGCCCACCGACGCCGACCATCTTGCCGAGCACGATGTCGGTGCCGTTGTCCTCGGCCATCCGCACCATGCGCTCCAGAGCCTCGGGGGCGAGGTAGTCGTCGGCATCGAGGAAGAACACGAACGTTCCCGTGGCGTGCTCGAGCCCGGTGTTGCGCGGCACGGACGGGCCGCCGGAGTTCTCCTGGTGCAGCACTCGCAGCAGCCCTGGGTAGACGCCTTCCAGCCGGTCCAGTTCGGCCGCTGTGCCGTCTGTAGACCCGTCGTTCACGACAATGACCTCGAGCCGGTCACGGCCGACGCTTTGCTCGGCGACCGAGGTGATGCAACGCGTCAGATAGGGCATCGCATTGTACGCGGCGATGATGACCGAAATGCTGGCGCCAGGCATGAATATGTGCTCCAAGATACCGGACAACCCCATTCCATGGAGCGTTCCGATATCTCCAATGGAAGCCCTACTTCAGGGAAGTTCCACGTTTTCTTGTGAACTTACCATGAACGAGTGGTGCCGGCGAAGTGGATGCCTGGTGGGCCATCTGCTCGAGATCGGTTGTTCGCGTCGGTGCGTACTTCAGCCGGCCGCTCTGGCGCGCAGTTCAGCTGGGCATGACATCCAAAAAGATCTCGATCGTCCAGAATGCCCTGGGGTGGAGCATGAAGCCAGGTCAGGATGCGTCTGACGATCGCCACGGGGACCGATAACCCATGAACAGGCGATCGTTGCCCTGCTGGCTGCCTACGGCCTCCACCCGGCGGTGCCGGCCGACTGGCCACAGGCACAAACCCTGGATCCCCGTCCCGGGCCGCAGGACCTCAGCTCTGAGGACATCGGTCACGGATGGACGGACCGGATCTTGTTCCGGCTGATTGCCTCACTGGTGCCCGACGCCCGCTTGCCGTGCCGGATCGCAGAGATCGGCGGCACCGCCGCTCACCAGCATCCAGGCCGTGCGGCGGCACCTTCCGCCGACGACGCGAACGTCGGGACACCCATGCATCACCACTGGGTTCTGGCCCGCCGTAGCCTGTCCCGCCCCGAGGAGATTGCCTACTACCGAATGCGACCTGGACCAGTACGAAGTCCGCAAGCTACGTGGGCTGGTATCGCCACATCACGCTGGCTATGCATTGCCGAGACGATCCCTTGCGACTGCGACAACCGAAGCGTTTTCGGGCGAACCCCCTCATGGGACCGCGGCTACTCGCGCTGACCGCCTTTGCTGAGCTGCCCCCGGCTGCCTCGCGGGTATGCGGACCGCGAGGCAGCCAGGCGCGGGATCGCTGCATCAGCCTTGGACGACGAACGTCTTGGCCTTTCCGGAACGGCTGGAGCAGGACCGCTTCTCCTTGGCGGTCATCTTCCTGGACTTGACGACCACCGCGTTGCTCTGGCCGTCCGTCCCGTTCGGGGCAGGCCCGGTGACGACGTCGGGGACGAACCAGAAGTAGTGACCCCACTTCCGGTCGTCGTAATGGGTCTGCCATGTTCCCGAGACGGTCTGCATCACCTGTGCGCGGGAGATCCAGCCGACTTCACCGGGTTTCACCGTCATGTTGACGGAGCTGGTCTCCGAGTGCGTGCTCGACCAGGTGTGGCTGTAGGTCGCCGTCACGCTGAGGTCGATGATTCCCGCTATCTTGCCGCCGGCGGTCACGGATACGCCCGCCGAGTCCGTGGAGCCGACCGTGTCGGACCAGGTCATCGACTGGGTGGCAGGCGAGGTGCTGCAATTGTAGAGCGAGTCGGAGACCCGGTGGAAACCTCCGAGATAGGCCTCGCCCAACTGCGGTTCGTTGAAAGTGCACTTCCCTTCCCCCGAGTCGCAGTCGGCTATGAGTTGTGCCCGGGTCGGCTGGTCATCGGCCGAGGCCGGAACGGCTATCGCCGCGACCATGCCCAGGGCAGCCGCCGAGAGCGCCAGCATCCGACCGCCGTAGCGCATCCTGCGGTTGTTTGCCATACATGTGCCTTTCGCTGTGCATGAGGGGGGTCGGCGATCGCGGGAAGAGTGACTGAAGGTCCCGTGACCACCGCCTGTTGCGATCTGGGAGACGCAACAACTGACGTATCTACACCATCAGTTGATAAAATCCCAGCCGTGGGCGACCTTCTGCCTGTAAGTGATGGGGCGGGACCCACTTCACCTCCGCGATGATGTGCCACTCTCCAGGGCCGACGACCCCGGCCGGCCGCTCCGCCCGGGATGCTGGAGTGGGACGGTCACCAGCGGCCCCCAGTGGTGCAGTCGACGGTCACATAACGGCCGCACAAGGGACCAGTCCACGGAGGGGCATCTGCTGGCGCGTTCCCGGCGCCGTTCCCGTTTGCGCTCGATGCCGTCCGGGGCGCCTCGCGGCACTGGCCGCGAACCGAGCGGGCGGGCGTAGTCTCCGGCAAGGCGGCATCCCAACCGGTCCCGCGGACAACGTGAGCGACAAGACGACGGACCGGACAAGCCGTGACGTGAGCACTGCCCTGCAGTTCCTCCTGGCATCAGGATGAGGTTGCAGAGCCAGAGCCCACTGCCGCGGCTACGACAGCTACCGTCGCCGGCTGCGGTGATCAACGCCTAGATGAACCGCCTCATCGGTGATCGGCTCGCGGGCGGCGTCGACTCCGGACAGGGCGATGACCTGCTCGCCCGACTCCTCGCGGCTCGCGACGAGGGGGAACGTGCGCTCTCGCCCAAGGAGGTACGGGACGAGGCGGTGACACTCTGGGCGGCAGGCCACGCAACCACCTCGACCGCGCTCACCTGGGCCTGGTATCTGCTGGCCCGTTCCCGTCGGGCCCGCGCCCGGCTGACCGAGGAACTCGACCGGGTAATCGGTGGTCGTCCCCCAGCATTCGACGACTACGAGCAACTCACCGAACTCGGCCACACCGAGGCCGAGATGGCCGACCTCGCTGCCGCGGGCACCATCCGCCTTCCCGATACGGCCAACCGGTAGCCGCGCCAACACCACGATGGAAGGTCTGTCGTACCCGGCGGCGTTCAGCCGCACGTGGTGGGCGGCTGGACTGCAAACCGAGGACTTTGCGCTGGACCTTCAGCGCCGCCTCGGCATCCGGCACCAGTCCGCGCGAGCGCGTCCAGAGCACGTGGACGCTCGCGGTCAGTTGCCCGGACAGCCCGAGTTGTCCGGCAAGCTCGATTCCGGCGGTCGCGCTCACGACAGGGATACCGGCTCCGATCCCACCCTGGACGAGGTAGCCGGGCAGCGTGGTCCCCTCATAGGGGATGGACACCGGTTCGGCCGGGTGGTCCAGCGGAGCGGCGGCCGCCGCGAAGGTCTCGCGGACCCGCCCGCTCGGGAACGCCA is a genomic window of Streptomyces griseochromogenes containing:
- a CDS encoding cytochrome P450, with protein sequence MNRLIGDRLAGGVDSGQGDDLLARLLAARDEGERALSPKEVRDEAVTLWAAGHATTSTALTWAWYLLARSRRARARLTEELDRVIGGRPPAFDDYEQLTELGHTEAEMADLAAAGTIRLPDTANR